The Myxococcota bacterium genome includes the window CCATGGGATCCAGGGCCTGAATCTCTGTCACGTCAGCGCCTGTGCTACGGGCTCCCACGCGATCGGGGAAGCCGCGCGCGCGATCGAGCGCGGCGATGCAGACGCCATGCTGGCAGGTGGCACCGAGGCGCCGGTGACGCGCATCGGCGTGTCCGGGTTCGCGGCCATGCGCGCGCTCTCCACCCGCAATGACGCCCCCCAGCTCGCCAGCCGCCCCTTCGACGCCGATCGCGACGGGTTCGTGATGGGCGAGGGTGCCGCGGTGCTGGTGCTCGAGGCCGAGCAGCAAGCGCGCGCGCGCGGTGCACCGATCCTGGCGCGAGTGCTCGGCTACGCCGGGACCGCCGATGCGGCAAACATCGCCCAACCCACCGAGGACGCCGAGGGCGCCCAGCGCTGCATGCGCCTGGCCCTCGAGGACGCCGACCTCCAGCCGAACGACGTCGGCTACCTGAACGCGCACGCCACCAGCACCCCGGCGGGCGACCCGACCGAGGCGCGAGCGATCCGCGCCGTGTTCGGCAGCCACGCAGACCAGCTGCCCGTGTCGGCGACGAAGTCGATGACCGGCCACCTGCTCGGCGCCGCGGGGGCCGTCGAGGCCGCCCTCTGCGTGCGCAGCCTCGAGACCGGCCTGATTCCGCCTACGATCAACCTCGATCAGCCCGACCCGGCCTGCGAACTCCTCCACGTCGCGAACCAGGCCATGGAGGCGAAGCTCTCGGTGGTGCTCTCGAACTCCTTCGGCTTCGGGGGCACGAACGCGGCCCTGATCTTCGGCCGCCCCTAGCCGCCGCCCCGGCAGCACGCGCGCAGCCTGCAGCCCGGGGCCGGCCGCCTAGGGTTGTGGCACACTCCGCGCTCCCCCCCATCCTCCGTCGATGATCCCCCCACCGACGCCAACCCCCATCCGGTCCGCCCGGGGCGCGCAGCCCCTACAGCGGCGAGGAGGCGACTTCCCATGGGCGATGCCATTGCCATCGCGAGCGACCACCGCGGTACCAAGCTCAAGGCGGATCTGCGCGAGCGGTTGGAGGGCCTGGGCCATCCCGTCCAGGATTTCGGAACCCACGGCGATGACTCGGTGGACTACCCGGATCACGCAGCAGCGGCGGCGCGCGCCGGTTCGCGAGGCGAGACGCCGCGCGGCATCGTGATCTGCGGAAGCGGCCTCGGCGTCTCCTACACGGCGAACCGGTTCCCCGGGGTGCGCGCTGCGTGGGTGCAGGATGTCGAAGCGGCGCACATGTCGCGCGAGCACAACGACGCGAACATCATCGCGCTGCCTGCCGATCGACTCGACGCCGACAGCGCCTGGCCGATCGTCCAGGCCTGGCTCGAGACGCCCTTCGAGGGTGGGCGGCATCAGCGCCGCGTCGAGAAGATCGACACCGTGTCTTCGGGGGCGGGCTCCTACCGGAACCTCGAGGCCGAGGATCCGGACATCGCGGATTGCATCCGCCGCGAGGCAAAGCGCCAGGCGCTCAACCTGGAGCTGATCGCGTCGGAGAACTTCGTGTCCGAGGCGGTGCTCGAGGCCGTGGGCTCGGTCTGCACGAACAAGTACGCCGAAGGCTATCCCGGGCGTCGCTACTACGGCGGCTGCGAAGTGGTCGACGAGATCGAGAACCTCGCGATCGAGCGGGCGAAAGCGCTGTTCGGTGCCGAGCACGCCAACGTCCAACCCCACGCGGGCTCCCAGGCGAACGAAGCGGTCTACCGCGCGGTCTGCGAGGTGGGCGACACGGTCCTCGCGATGAACCTCGACCACGGTGGTCACCTCACCCACGGCAGTCCGGTCAACTTCTCGGGGAAGCTCTACAACATCGTTCCCTACGGTGTTCGGGAAGACACCGAGCAGATCGACTACGACGCCCTGCGCGCGCTCGCCCGTGAGCACCGTCCGCGGATGATCCAGTGCGGGACCACGGCCTACTCGCGGGTCGTCGACTTCGACGCCTTCCGCGAGATCGCCGACGAAGTGGGTGCCGTCCTGTTCGCCGACATCGCCCACATCGCCGGGCTCGTGGCGACCGGGGTGCACCCCAGCCCGGTGGGGAAGGCGCACCTCGTCACCACGACGACCCACAAGACCCTGCGCGGCCCGCGCGGCGGCTTGATCCTGTGCGACGCCGACTGGGCGAAGAAGGTGAACAGCGCCGTCTTCCCGGGCGGGCAGGGCGGACCGCTGATGCACGTGATCGCGGCGAAGGCGGTGGCCTTCCGCGAGGCGGCGAAGCCCGAGTTCCGCGACTACTGCAGCGCGGTGCTCGCGAACGCGAAGGCCCTCGCCGAGGGCGTGGTCGACGCGGGCTTCCGGGTGGTGTCGGGTGGGACCGATACGCACCTCTTCCTGCTCTCCCTCGTCGACCGTGACGTGACCGGCAAGGCGGCCGAAGCCGCACTCGAGCGGGCCGGCATCACGGCGAACAAGAACATGGTGCCCTTCGACCCGCGCAAGCCCGCGGTGACCTCGGGAGTGCGGATCGGCACGCCCGCGGCCACTACCCGGGGCATGCGCGAAGCGGAGATGACCCAGGTGGCCGGCTTGATCGCCCGCGCGCTGAACCATGCCGAGGACGCCGCCGTCCTCGAAGAGGTGCGCGGCGAGGTGGAGGCGCTGTGTCGGCGCTTCCCGCTCTACGCCGGTCATTGGAGCGACTGAGCGGGGCCCGGACCGCGTGCGTTGTCCCTACTGCGCCGATTCGACGAACCGGGTGATCGACTCTCGCCTCGGTCGCGACGGCAGTGAAATTCGCCGCCGTCGCGAGTGCGGTGAATGCGGCCGTCGCTTCACGACGCGCGAGCGCGTCGAAGAGGTGTTCCCGAAGGTCGTGAAGCGCGACGAGCGCCGCGAGGATTTCTGGCGCGAGAAGATCGTCGTCGCCGTGCAGAAGGCCTGCGAGAAGCGGCCGGTGAGCTCCGACGCGCTCGAGCGTCTGGTCGATCGGGTCGAGCGGGCAGCCCAGGAGCTCGGGGAGAAAGAGGTCTCCACGCGCGTGATCGGCGACCGCGTGCTCGACGAGCTGGTCGCGATGGACAGCCTCGCCGCGGCCCGCTTCGCCTCGGTGTTCCACAACTTCGAGACCGCCGACGACTACGCCGAGTTCTTTCGCCAGCTCGAAGAACTGCGACGCGCGCGCGAATGAGCGCCAGCCCGACGCAACACGACGTCGCCGCCATGCGCCAGGCGTTGCGCGCCGCGCGACCCGCCCGCGGCCGCACCTTCCCCAATCCGCCGGTCGGCGCCGTCGTCTATCGCGGTGCGAAGATCCTGGCGCGCGGTTGTACGCGTCCGGTCGGGGGCGCCCACGCCGAGGTCATGGCGTTGGACCGCGCCCAGCAGCGTCACGGCGCGCGGGCGCTGCGCGGCGCCAGCCTGGCCGTGACCCTGGAGCCCTGCAGTTTCGAGGGGCGCACGCCGCCCTGTGTCGATCGGGTCCTCGAGAGCGGCGTGGGCCGGGTAGT containing:
- the fabF gene encoding beta-ketoacyl-ACP synthase II, with protein sequence MTAASARRSVVVTGVGCASPLGATLDTTWSAAAAGESGIRAITRFDSSEYPVHFAGEVPGEIDLSDVPAKEARRLDRTIVLALGATREALQGSKLQIDDSNRTRVGVAVGSGIGGLETIERGVEALVTSGPRRVQPFMIPMTICNMTSGYIAIRHGIQGLNLCHVSACATGSHAIGEAARAIERGDADAMLAGGTEAPVTRIGVSGFAAMRALSTRNDAPQLASRPFDADRDGFVMGEGAAVLVLEAEQQARARGAPILARVLGYAGTADAANIAQPTEDAEGAQRCMRLALEDADLQPNDVGYLNAHATSTPAGDPTEARAIRAVFGSHADQLPVSATKSMTGHLLGAAGAVEAALCVRSLETGLIPPTINLDQPDPACELLHVANQAMEAKLSVVLSNSFGFGGTNAALIFGRP
- the rpiB gene encoding ribose 5-phosphate isomerase B; translated protein: MGDAIAIASDHRGTKLKADLRERLEGLGHPVQDFGTHGDDSVDYPDHAAAAARAGSRGETPRGIVICGSGLGVSYTANRFPGVRAAWVQDVEAAHMSREHNDANIIALPADRLDADSAWPIVQAWLETPFEGGRHQRRVEKIDTVSSGAGSYRNLEAEDPDIADCIRREAKRQALNLELIASENFVSEAVLEAVGSVCTNKYAEGYPGRRYYGGCEVVDEIENLAIERAKALFGAEHANVQPHAGSQANEAVYRAVCEVGDTVLAMNLDHGGHLTHGSPVNFSGKLYNIVPYGVREDTEQIDYDALRALAREHRPRMIQCGTTAYSRVVDFDAFREIADEVGAVLFADIAHIAGLVATGVHPSPVGKAHLVTTTTHKTLRGPRGGLILCDADWAKKVNSAVFPGGQGGPLMHVIAAKAVAFREAAKPEFRDYCSAVLANAKALAEGVVDAGFRVVSGGTDTHLFLLSLVDRDVTGKAAEAALERAGITANKNMVPFDPRKPAVTSGVRIGTPAATTRGMREAEMTQVAGLIARALNHAEDAAVLEEVRGEVEALCRRFPLYAGHWSD
- the nrdR gene encoding transcriptional regulator NrdR, which codes for MRCPYCADSTNRVIDSRLGRDGSEIRRRRECGECGRRFTTRERVEEVFPKVVKRDERREDFWREKIVVAVQKACEKRPVSSDALERLVDRVERAAQELGEKEVSTRVIGDRVLDELVAMDSLAAARFASVFHNFETADDYAEFFRQLEELRRARE